One genomic window of Brachionichthys hirsutus isolate HB-005 chromosome 22, CSIRO-AGI_Bhir_v1, whole genome shotgun sequence includes the following:
- the LOC137911106 gene encoding myelin regulatory factor-like protein: MEAGGNRPPFQVLGENEALQQFFDGQDVSQVLDSSVAVDTSILERYLSSEMDPSSFMLPESPPDSSSESCSPAQIPDFTYKHAYWTNQEVFQPTERPAHSLSCRFKDGDSAPVHQDVLTHDQLRGLGLTNAVINSGASPERPAAARHSQGPAPPTPPSPSPPPSNSYTASCALATPTSTPHTHSADSKKRRRWSQEPSAGLVAPCGGGDNAPGGGSSLGSYQLLTWDQYRPEHWSPLYSSSYQTLCPPAYHVDTDKGFVYSPADEAFVCQKKNHFQVTVHVAMDSEPQYARTPSGPQRVDHFLIQVFGVKLESPGHQVTIEQSQPDRTKKPFHPIRVSLPSGKITRVTLGRLHFSETTVNNMRKKGKPNPDQRYFQMVVGLYATVGVNETLLLTALVSERIIVRASSPGQFELDSDTVWQRGVQQDAVVCHGRVGVNTDSPDEALVVCGNAKVMGVVMQPSDQRAKDNIQEVDSEQQLKRITQMRIVEYDYKPEFASSMGIDRTHQTGIIAQEVKRLLPSAVKDVGDVRCSDGDKIHNFLMVDKEQIFMENVGAVQQLSKLTDDLETRIQELEVWNGRKRRTGSCDGRHNAAPPPISVPCRTAEDRDGWTLCCSQCLQHRAFQASVFTLLATMALCIISISALYLLTIQDKEQGSPGNSTGSSIPPQTPTWSTTAVPPTSPAGPWPPDVDFCHLLYCDQVHCCPPPAGGSSAPNRTQPAGGQASNVTDIRREKLYRKLKQASDWTNTTIQSFTIKENQQLIDSKYCLRHECGPGRFTYRVPISQFVPVNMRITLIMNSTELLVVHLCDFEESLACAALLDMDALTGSRYPSNTQGEHQWPLHVSRLFHSWYHFRSAVAGQADCSTDHHYAGALFTDYHLHFYRRCLDV, translated from the exons ATGGAGGCCGGAGGGAACCGACCGCCGTTCCAGGTGCTGGGAGAGAACGAGGCGCTGCAGCAGTTCTTCGACG gtcaGGATGTGAGTCAAGTGCTCGACAGTTCTGTTGCCGTGGATACGAGTATCCTGGAACGGTACCTCAGCAGTGAGATGGACCCCAGCAGTTT catgctccCTGAGTCTCCTCCTGACTCGAGCTCAGAGTCGTGTTCACCTGCACAGATCCCAG ATTTCACCTACAAGCACGCTTATTGGACAAACCAGGAAGTGTTCCAGCCAACAGAACGGCCCGCCCACTCTTTGTCCTGCCGCTTTAAGGATGGAGACTCCGCCCCCGTCCACCAAGATGTGCTGACTCATGATCAGCTGCGTGGGTTGGGCCTGACGAACGCCGTCATTAACAGCGGAGCTTCACCTGAGAGACCGGCGGCCGCGCGCCACTCACagggccccgcccccccgacacCTCCTTCACCATCGCCGCCCCCCTCCAACAGCTACACCGCGTCCTGCGccctggccacgcccacctccaCGCCACACACCCA CTCTGCAGACagcaaaaagaggaggaggtggtccCAGGAACCATCGGCAGGACTGGTGGCCCCCTGTGGGGGCGGGGACAACgctcctggggggggcagcagcttgGGATCCTACCAGCTGCTGACCTGGGACCAGTACAGACCAGAACATTGGAGCCCGTTGTACAGCAGCAGCTACCAGACCCT CTGTCCCCCCGCCTACCACGTGGACACCGATAAAGGCTTCGTCTACTCGCCTGCCGACGAGGCCTTCGTGTGCCAGAAGAAGAACCACTTCCAGGTCACGGTTCACGTCGCCATGGACTCAGAACCACAATACGCCAGGACGCCCAGCGGGCCCCAGCGGGTCGACCACTTCCTGATTCAGGTCTTTGGGGTTAAG CTGGAGTCTCCGGGCCACCAGGTGACCATCGAGCAGTCTCAGCCCGACCGGACCAAGAAGCCCTTCCACCCGATCAG GGTCAGTCTGCCCAGTGGGAAGATCACCAGGGTGACGCTGGGACGGCTGCACTTCAGCGAGACAACAGTCAACAACAtgaggaagaaagggaaacCCAACCCTGACCAGAG ATATTTTCAGATGGTGGTCGGTCTCTACGCCACGGTGGGAGTCAATGAGACCCTCCTCCTCACGGCCCTGGTGTCAGAGAGAATCATCGTCAGG gcctCCAGCCCGGGTCAGTTTGAGCTCGACAGCGACACCGTGTGGCAGCGCGGCGTACAGCAAGACGCAGTCGTCTGCCACGGCCGAGTCGGCGTCAACACGGACTCTCCCGATGAGGCGCTGGTCGTCTGCGGCAACGCCAAGGTGATGGGCGTCGTCATGCAGCCGTCGGACCAGCGCGCCAAGGACAACATTCAggag gtggattctgagcagcagctgaagcgAATCACTCAGATGAGAATCGTCGAGTACGACTACAAACCGGAGTTCGCCTCCAGCATGGGGATCGACCGGACCCACCAGACCG GAATCATCGCTCAGGAGGTGAAGCGGCTGCTGCCGTCGGCGGTGAAGGACGTCGGAGACGTCCGCTGCTCGGACGGGGACAAGATCCACAACTTCCTGATGGTGGACAAG gagCAGATCTTCATGGAGAACGTGGGCGCCGTGCAGCAGCTGTCCAAACTCACCGACGACCTGGAGACCAGAATCCAGGAGCTGGAGGTCTGGaacgggaggaagaggaggacaggaagctgcGACGG GAGACACAACGCCGCGCCGCCGCCCATCTCCGTCCCCTGTAGGACGGCTGAGGACAGGGACGGCTGGActctctgctgcagccagtGTCTGCAGCATAGAGCCTTCCAGGCGAGCGTCTTCACGCTGCTCGCCACCATGGCGCTCTG CATCATCTCCATCAGCGCTCTGTACCTGCTGACCATTCAGGACAAAGAGCAGGGGTCGCCGGGCAACAG TACCGGCAGTTCAATTCCTCCACAGACGCCCACCTGGAGCACCACAG CCGTCCCACCGACCTCTCCAGCTGGTCCCTGGCCTCCAGACGTCGACTTCTGCCACCTGCTGTACTGCGACCAGGTGCACTGCTGCCCcccgccagcagggggcagcagcgcGCCCAACAGAACCCAACCAGCAGGGGGACAAGCGTCCAACGTGACCG ACATAAGAAGAGAAAAACTTTATCGCAAACTGAAACAAGCTAGCGATT GGACGAACACGACCATCCAGTCCTTCACGATTAAAGAAAACCAGCAGCTGATCGACAGCAAATACTGCCTGAGACACGAATGTGG ACCAGGTAGATTCACCTACAGAGTTCCCATCAGCCAGTTTGTCCCGGTCAACATGAGGATCACCCTGATCATGAA TTCCACGGAGCTGCTGGTCGTCCACCTGTGTGACTTTGAGGAGTCTCTCGCCTGCGCCGCCCTGCTGGACATGGATGCCCTCACTGGGAGCAGATACCCATCAAACACTCAG GGAGAACATCAATGGCCGCTTCACGTGTCTCGCCTCTTCCACAGCTGGTATCACTTCCGCTCTGCCGTGGCC GGTCAAGCAGACTGCAGTACCGACCATCACTACGCGGGGGCGCTGTTCACCGACTACCACCTCCACTTCTACAGACGCTGCTTAGACGTTTAA
- the cct2 gene encoding T-complex protein 1 subunit beta → MASLSMAPVNIFKHGADEEKAETARLSSFIGAIAIGDLVKSTLGPKGMDKILMSGGKGGTVTVTNDGATILKAIGVDNPAAKVLVDMSKVQDDEVGDGTTSVTVLAAELLREAELLISKKIHPQTIISGWRKATQAARDALREAAVDHSNDSACFQEDLLNISRTTLSSKLLTHHKDHFARLAVDAVLRLRGSGNLEAIHVIKKLGGGLTDSYLDQGFLLDKKIGVNQPKRLENVNILIANTGMDTDKIKIFGSRVRVDSTAKVAEIEMAEKEKMKEKVERILKHGINCFINRQLIYNYPEQLFAQAGVMAIEHADFAGVERLALVTGGEITSTFDHPELVKLGHCKLIEEVMIGEDTLIHFSGVAMGEACTIVLRGATQQILDEAERSLHDALCVLAQTVKEPRTVHGGGCSEMLMAKVVTDLANRTPGKEAVAMESFAKALRMLPVIIADNAGYDSADLVAQLRAAHQDNKSTSGLNMSDGTVGDMAALGVTESFQVKRQVLLSASEAAEMILRVDNIIKAAPRKRVPDHHPC, encoded by the exons ATG GCGTCCTTATCAATGGCTCCGGTCAACATCTTCAAACACGGAGCTGACGAAGAGAAAGCGGAGACGGCTCGACTG TCCTCGTTCATCGGCGCCATCGCCATCGGGGACCTGGTGAAGAGCACGCTGGGGCCGAAGGGGATG GATAAGATCCTGATGAGTGGGGGGAAGGGCGGGACGGTGACGGTGACCAACGATGGAGCGACCATCCTGAAGGCCATCGGCGTCGACAACCCTGCCGCCAAGGTTCTGGTTG ACATGTCCAAGGTCCAGGACGACGAGGTTGGAGACGGGACAACCTCCGTCACCGTCCTCGCCGCCGAGCTGCTGCGG gaggcggagcttctgaTCTCCAAGAAGATTCACCCTCAGACCATCATCTCCGGCTGGAGGAAGGCCACGCAGGCAGCCAGGGACGCTCTGCGGGAAGCCGCCGTGGACCACAG CAACGACTCGGCCTGCTTCCAGGAGGACCTGCTGAACATCTCCAGGACGACGCTATCCTCCAAGCTGCTGACGCACCACAAGGACCACTTCGCCCGGCTGGCGGTGGACGCCGTCCTCCGGCTGAGGGGCTCCGGGAACCTGGAGGCCATCCACGTGATCAAGAAGCTGGGCGGCGGCCTGACCGACTCCTACCTGGACCAAG GCTTCCTATTGGATAAGAAGATTGGAGTGAACCAACCGAAGAGGCTGGAGAACGTCAACATCCTGATCGCCAACACCGGCATGGACACGGACAAGATCAAG atctTTGGCTCCCGGGTTCGAGTCGACTCCACTGCGAAGGTTGCAGAGATAGAAATGGCggagaaagagaagatgaaggagaaggtGGAGCGGATCCTGAAACACGGGATCAACTGCTTCATCAACAG ACAGCTGATCTACAACTACCCGGAGCAGCTGTTCGCTCAGGCCGGCGTCATGGCCATCGAGCACGCCGACTTCGCCGGGGTGGAGCGCCTCGCCCTGGTCACGG GAGGCGAGATCACCTCCACCTTCGACCACCCTGAACTGGTTAAACTTGGCCACTGCAAGCTGATCGAGGAGGTGATGATCGGCGAGGACACGCTCATCCACTTCTCCGGCGTCGCCATGG gtgaggcGTGCACCATCGTCCTGCGAGGAGCGACGCAGCAGATCCTGGATGAGGCGGAGCGTTCGCTGCACGACGCCCTGTGTGTGTTAGCGCAGACGGTCAAGGAGCCTCGCACCGTGCACGGGGGAG GCTGCTCTGAGATGCTGATGGCCAAGGTGGTGACTGATCTGGCCAATAGGACGCCAGGAAAGGAGGCGGTTGCCATGGAGTCCTTTGCCAAGGCTTTGCGGATG CTTCCCGTCATCATCGCCGACAACGCCGGCTACGACAGCGCCGACCTGGTGGCGCAGCTCAGAGCTGCACATCAGGACAACAAGAGCACCTCCGGCCTCA acatgtCTGACGGGACCGTGGGCGACATGGCGGCGCTCGGCGTCACGGAGTCCTTCCAGGTGAAGCGCCAGGTGCTGCTCAGTGCCTCCGAGGCTGCCGAGATGATCCTGCGGGtcgacaacatcatcaaagctGCTCCCAG GAAACGGGTTCCGGACCATCACCCCTgctag
- the nots gene encoding nothepsin: MRLLLVLLWTWTWTWTSSALVRIPLRRMRSLRLQLRANGLLRDFLEDHRPDAFHRRYAQCYPAGALSLQAGRYSERIYNFLDAQFYGIISLGTPEQNFSVVFDTGSTDLWVPSYYCVSQACASHQRFRAFDSTSFEHGGRIFGIQYGSGRLLGVTARDTLKIGGLTILNQDFGESVYQPGAAFVMAKFDGILGMAFPPLAEIPGNSAFDNMMSQKTVDQPVFSFYLRGGTRRGGPHGELLLGGTDEALYTGPISWVPVTLKEYWQIKMDRVAVQGAGSLCPRGCQTIVDTGTSLIAGPMADILSLHQQIGATPTIAGEFVVDCVRLSSLPGVTFVLGGVEYALRAEQYVRKERFADRELCFTGFQTVEMISSEGPLWILGDVFLTQFYSVFDRGQDRVGFATLKQPVED; encoded by the exons ATGCGGCTGCTGTTGGTGCTgctctggacctggacctggacctggaccagcTCGGCACTGGTCAG gATCCCCCTGAGGCGGATGCGCTCGCTTCGTTTACAGCTGCGAGCCAACGGCCTCCTGCGGGACTTCCTGGAGGATCATCGTCCCGACGCGTTCCACCGGCGCTACGCCCAATGCTACCCGGCGGGGGCGCTGTCCCTCCAGGCGGGACGCTACAGCGAGAGGATCTACAACTTCCTGGAC GCCCAGTTCTACGGCATCATCTCTTTGGGGACTCCGGAGCAGAACTTCTCCGTGGTGTTTGATACCGGATCAACTGATCTCTGGGTTCCGTCCTACTACTGCGTCAGCCAAGCCTGCG cgtCCCACCAGCGTTTCAGGGCCTTTGATTCGACCTCGTTCGAACACGGTGGGAGAATCTTTGGGATCCAGTACGGATCAGGACGCCTGCTGGGGGTGACGGCCAGAGACACCCTGAAG ATCGGGGGCCTGACCATCCTGAACCAGGACTTCGGAGAGTCCGTCTATCAACCCGGCGCCGCCTTTGTGATGGCGAAGTTTGACGGCATTCTGGGGATGGCGTTCCCGCCCCTGGCAGAGATCCCCGGGAACTCTGCTTTTGACAACATGATGTCCCAGAAGACGGTGGACCAGCCGGTCTTCTCCTTCTACCTGCGCGG GGGGACACGCCGCGGCGGCCCGCATGGCGAGCTGTTGCTGGGCGGGACGGACGAGGCGTTGTACACCGGACCAATCAGCTGGGTCCCCGTGACCCTGAAGGAGTACTGGCAGATAAAGATGGACAG GGTGGCGGTGCAGGGCGCGGGGTCGTTATGTCCTCGTGGTTGCCAGACGATCGTTGATACGGGAACCTCCCTCATCGCCGGGCCGATGGCTGACATTCTGAGCCTGCATCAGCAGATCGGAGCCACGCCCACAATCGCAGGAGAG TTTGTCGTCGACTGCGTCCGGTTGTCCAGTCTGCCCGGCGTGACGTTCGTGCTGGGAGGAGTGGAGTACGCGCTGCGGGCCGAGCAGTACGTCAGGAAG GAGAGGTTTGCCGACAGGGAGCTGTGCTTCACCGGCTTCCAAACTGTGGAAATGATTTCCTCTGAGGGCCCCCTGTGGATTCTGGGAGATGTATTTCTGACCCAGTTCTACAGCGTCTTTGACAGAGGACAGGATCGGGTTGGCTTCGCCACCCTGAAGCAGCCAGTGGAAGACTAG
- the LOC137911018 gene encoding adenylate cyclase CyaB-like, whose translation MPSNVEIKAKVSDGTRLAEKAAQLSQSEGTIIRQHDTFFNCSRGRLKLRDLMNDSGQLIFYERPDTDGPKLSRYSISQTSDPPSLRAVLSDALGIKGEVRKERRLFLIGQTRVHLDSVEGLGDYMELEVVMRPGQTVEEGQQVAEDLMEQLGVSQESLVTGAYMDLILQGRKET comes from the exons ATGCCGTCGAACGTGGAGATCAAAGCCAAAGTGAGCGACGGCACGCGGTTGGCTGAGAAGGCTGCccagctcagccaatcagagggcaCGATAATCAGACAGCACGACACGTTCTTCAACTGCAGCCGCGGACGCCTGAAGCTCAGAGACTTAATG AACGACTCTGGTCAGCTGATCTTCTATGAGCGTCCCGACACCGATGGACCCAAACTGTCCCGGTACTCCATCAGCCAGACCAGCGACCCCCCCAGTCTGAGG gccGTCCTCTCGGACGCTCTCGGTATTAAAGGTGAGGTCAGGAAGGAGCGACGGCtgtttctgattggtcagaCCAGAGTTCACCTGGATTCTGTGGAGGGACTGGGAGACTACATGGAGCTGGAG GTGGTGATGCGTCCAGGCCAGACGGTTGAAGAGGGGCAGCAG GTGGCGGAGGACCTGATGGAGCAGCTGGGCGTGTCTCAAGAGAGTCTCGTGACCGGGGCCTACATGGACCTGATTCTGCAGGGACGCAAAGAgacttaa
- the shank3b gene encoding SH3 and multiple ankyrin repeat domains protein 3, whose amino-acid sequence MPLSPAGDTKHDRPRQQAVTNGNPTGSAVARDDDTDDTPPGSSIVVRIGIPDLQQTKCLRLDPEFPVWTSKQRVLVTLTQSLSDVLNYGLFQPAFNGRAGKFLDEERLLKEYPLPPITPIPYLEFRYKRRIYTESYVDDKQLAKLHTKANLKRFMEHVHQKNVEKLSKWLEKGLDPNFHDSDSGECPLTLAVQLEESCELIKVLRSGGAHLDFRTRDGITALHRAVLCRNSAALTTLLDLGASPDYKDSRGLTPLYHSVMVGGAPYCCELLLQDHATLGITDENGWQEIHQACRYGNVQHLEHLLFYGADMSSQNASGNTALHLCGLYNQDSCARVLLFRGANKDVKNYNSQTAFQVAIIAGNFDLAEIIKSHKTSDVVPFRETPSYTKRRRVGPSRTAAGNGLSSPRSLIRSASDNALESPASSPGPSLQSLETHHDTHTHSLRRHTRRLSPGGGGHVESSPPSSPPPTPQMRKRRLYSAVPGRTFIATRSHVPQGPGEIQLHRGERVKVLSIGEGGFWEGSVKGRTGWFPADCVEEVQMRQYDPRLETREDRTKRLFRHYTVGSYDNYTSYSDYVIEEKTAVLQKRESEGFGFVLRGAKAETPIEEFAPTPAFPALQYLESVDQGGVAWRAGLRTGDFLIEVNGADVVKVGHRQVVSLIRQGGSRLLMKVVSVSRKSESNLIRKKAPPPPKRAPSTSLTLRSKSMTADLEDIARRRRYEKLDEMLAVGQQEVVLRGRPPDDFRAATVKQRPTSRRITQAEINSLFERQGLVPPTAPEKSTMVLPRGMSRTKSFGTPEDDRITALINESRFPRSSSLTDSFIPPPPQTAPPPPPSSSSASSLFLLDSGPPPSFLPPPPPARGEGLSRSSFKPGAEPRLQELCDSPTRSHAHAERQRKARSMIILQDTPPPLQPDAAAAATHALHTGTHTSTLSLHSIGPALGHSPLSRRRGRPIENPYANVGHQAPPSKPQRRKSPLLKQLPVEEQGLGMKDHDPSKLEPPGSPSRAELYQQQVLSERARVQGRRSSLFLSVEGAGSENQAPPLLTLSHSMDDLGELPPPAPVLSPSPTPHTFLHPLTGKPLDPSSPLALALAARERALTARTPSPEPRLKHASASATPTPTPAASPEGRHKRTPISTPQGSPEPRSKRTTPQTSPEPRTKRPTPQTSPELRHKRMTPPLFPDGQVERPETEGGATSPAGPSPERWKPPPLPSLANESHAALLDRRRSLTVGSSEEEGGAYTVTLPPALLSSSDEETREELRRIGLVTPPPAFATAPAPAPPPPSSLALLSRRVGEGEGGADSPGRRADEEEGGNDRLHEGSSSPSSLPPSITLASPPAPSSPSSPPATHPSPSTSPIALKPRLRSPLGRGRSPLRDPLLKQSSDSELLPSTASASSPSSPLCSSPTGGCGRQPRYLFQRRSKLWGGGDDRGDERRVFSPEDGGGSRPVALGGQGSGSAADLTSLSSRAGSGLELANRLQLLNKDSHSLGEEPSPLDPGRRSPVGGGRCAGSGETKSLFSSLGELHTISQRGYGASYTVRPGSRYPVTRRSPSPSDRSICSDRPDLSSGRGLTILKSSSLSLPSEPKEVRFVMRSASARTRSRSPSPSPHASPCPSPVLSGPLLALRPWRQRPLALWNKYDVGDWLESVGLAEHRQRFQEHEIEGSHLPALAKDDYVELGVTRLGHRINIERALRQLLDGST is encoded by the exons ATGCCTCTGAGTCCGGCTGGTGACACAAAACATGATCGCCCACGGCAACAGGCGGTTACTAACGGCAATCCGACAGGCTCCGCAGTTGCCAGGGATGACGACACGGATGACACGCCCCCTGGAAGCAGCATTGTTGTCCGCATTGGCATCCCGGACCTGCAGCAGACG AAGTGTTTGCGGTTGGACCCAGAGTTCCCAGTTTGGACCAGTAAACAGAGGGTTCTGGTGACGTTGACTCAGTCTCTGTCAGATGTTCTGAACTACGGTCTCTTCCAGCCGGCGTTCAACGGCCGAGCCGGAAAGTTCTTGGATGAGGAGCGACTTCTGAAGGAGTATCCTCTCCCTCCCATCACGCCCATTCCCTACCTGGAG TTTCGTTATAAGAGGAGGATCTACACAGAGAGCTACGTGGACGACAAACAACTGGCCAAACTACACAccaag GCCAACCTGAAGCGTTTTATGGAACATGTTCACCAGAAGAACGTGGAGAAACTCTCAAAATGGTTGGAAAAAGGCCTGGATCCAAACTTCCATGACTCAGACAGCGGGG AGTGCCCTCTGACCCTGGCtgtccagctggaggagagctgtGAGCTGATTAAGGTCCTCCGTAGCGGAGGAGCTCACCTGGACTTCCGGACCAGAGATGGAATCACCGCGCTGCACCGGGCCGTGCTCTGCAGGAACAGCGCCGCGCTCACG ACTCTGCTGGACCTTGGAGCTTCTCCGGACTACAAGGACAGCCGAGGTCTGACCCCCCTCTATCACTCAGTCATGGTGGGCGGCGCCCCCTACTGctgtgagctgctgctgcaggaccacGCCACCCTCG gGATAACTGATGAGAACGGGTGGCAGGAAATCCAccag GCATGTCGCTATGGTAACGTGCAGCACTTAGAACACCTGCTGTTTTACGGCGCTGACATGAGTTCCCAGAATGCATCAGGAAACACTGCACTGCACCTCTGTGGCCTCTACAACCAG GACAGCTGTGCCAGAGTGCTGCTGTTCAGAGGAGCAAACAAAGATGTCAAGAACTACAACAGCCAGACTGCCTTTCAG GTGGCGATAATAGCCGGGAACTTCGATCTCGCAGAAATCATCAAGAGCCACAAAACGTCTGACGTTG TTCCCTTCAGAGAGACGCCGTCCTACACCAAGCGGCGCCGTGTCGGCCCGAGCAGAACAGCTGCAGGAAACGGTCTTTCCTCTCCGCGCTCTCTGATTCGCTCAGCTAGTGACAATGCTCTggaaagccccgcctcctcccctgGCCCCTCCCTCCAAAGCCTGGAAACGCAccacgacacgcacacacactcactccgACGACACACGCGCCGGCTCAG ccCCGGTGGCGGCGGCCATGTTGAGAGCAGCCCCCCAtcctccccgccccccaccccccagatgaggaagaggaggctgtaCAGTGCAGTACCAGGGCGCACCTTCATTGCCACCCGGTCCCACGTTCCACAGGGACCGGGAGAGATCCAGCTTCACCGAGGAgagagggtcaaag TCCTGTCTATCGGCGAGGGGGGGTTCTGGGAGGGCAGCGTTAAAGGGAGAACCGGTTGGTTTCCGGCCGACTGTGTGGAGGAAGTCCAGATGAGACAGTACGACCCTCGACTGG AGACAAGGGAGGACCGCACAAAGAGACTCTTCAGACATTACACTGTCGGATCGTACGACAACTACACCTCCTACAG tGATTATGTGATCGAGGAGAAGACGGCCGTgctgcagaagagagagagtgaaggaTTCGGGTTCGTCCTGAGAGGGGCTAAAG CCGAGACCCCCATTGAGGAGTTTGCCCCCACCCCAGCATTCCCTGCCCTGCAGTACCTGGAGTCAGTTGACCAGGGGGGCGTGGCCTGGAGAGCAGGGCTACGGACCGGAGACTTCCTGATTGAG GTGAACGGCGCCGACGTGGTGAAGGTCGGCCACCGGCAGGTGGTCTCTCTGATCCGCCAGGGGGGCAGCCGGCTGCTGATGAAGGTCGTCTCGGTCTCCAGGAAGTCAGAATCCAACCTGATCCGGAAGAAAG cccctccccctccaaaACGAGCCCCCAGCACCTCGCTGACGCTGCGGTCCAAGTCCATGACCGCTGACCTGGAGGACATAG ccaGGAGGAGGCGCTATG AGAAGCTGGACGAGATGTTGGCCGTCggccaacaggaagtcgtcCTGAGGGGCCGGCCTCCGGACGACTTCAGGGCGGCGACGGTGAAGCAGAGACCGACGAGCCGCCGCATCACGCAGGCGGAGATTAAC tcgTTGTTTGAGCGCCAGGGTTTGGTCCCGCCCACGGCTCCGGAGAAGAGCACCATGGTCTTACCCCGAGGAATGTCGAGAACCAAGAGCTTCG GCACACCTGAGGACGACAGGATCACGGCGCTCATCAATGAGAGCCGCTTTCCACGGAGCTCCTCCCTCACAGACAgcttcatccctcctcctcctcagacagcccccccacctcctccttcgtcttcctctgcctcctcgcTTTTTCTCCTGGACTCTGGGCcgcccccttccttccttccccctcctcccccagccAGAGGGGAGGGCCTAAGCCGGTCCAGCTTTAAGCCGGGGGCGGAACCAAGGCTGCAGGAGCTCTGTGATTCACCAACCAGGAGCCACGCCCACGCTGAGCGACAGAGGAAGGCGAGGTCGATGATCATCCTGCAGgacacgccgccgccgctgcagcctgacgccgccgccgccgccacgcacgcactccacacaggcacacacacctccacgcTGTCTCTCCACAGCATCGGCCCCGCCCTCGGCCACTCGCCGCTGTCGCGCCGCAGGGGACGACCCATAGAAAACCCTTATGCTAATGTAGGACATCAGGCCCCGCCTTCTAAGCCGCAGAGGAGAAAGTCACCTTTGTTGAAACAACTTCCTGTTGAGGAGCAGG GACTCGGAATGAAAGATCATGACCCGTCCAAGCTGGAGCCGCCCGGCAGCCCCAGCCGGGCGGAGCTCTACCAGCAGCAGGTTCTTTCAGAGCGCGCTCGGGTTCAGGGTCGAAGGTCATCGCTCTTCCTTTCCGTGGAGGGAGCCGGATCCGAAAACCAGGCCCCACCcctcctgactctgagccatTCAATGGACGACCTTGGCGAGCTTCCTCCTCCGGCGCCAGTCCTGTCGCCTTCGCCGACGCCTCACACGTTCCTCCATCCACTGACGGGGAAACCGCTAG aCCCCTCGTCTCCACTCGCCCTGGCTCTCGCTGCGCGTGAACGAGCGCTCACTGCTCGCACGCCGAGCCCAGAGCCTCGCCTCAAACACGCCTCCGCctcggccacgcccaccccgACTCCAGCAGCCAGCCCAGAAGGGAGACACAAGCGCACCCCTATCTCCACCCCGCAGGGCAGCCCCGAGCCACGATCCAAGCGCACCACCCCCCAGACGAGCCCCGAACCAAGAACCAAACGCCCCACCCCCCAGACCAGTCCCGAGCTGAGACACAAACGCATGACTCCGCCCTTGTTCCCTGACGGACAGGTAGAGCGTCCGGAGACTGAGGGAGGAGCGACGTCACCTGCGGGCCCCTCCCCTGAGCGCTGGAAACCGCCCCCCTTGCCCTCGCTGGCCAATGAGAGTCACGCTGCGCTACTCGACAGGCGCCGGAGCCTAACGGTGGGCAgctcggaggaggagggcggggcttacaCAGTTACACTTCCGCCGGCTTTGCTGTCATCCAGTGATGAAGAAACAAGGGAGGAGCTCCGCAGAATCGGACTTGTAACTCCACCCCCTGCCTTCGCCACCGCTCCTGCtccggctcctccccccccgtcctccctcGCCTTGCTGTCACGGCGAGTCGGGGAAGGAGAGGGCGGGGCTGACTCCCCGGGGAGACGtgcagatgaggaggaaggaggcaacGATCGGCTCCACGAaggctcctcctcccccagctccctccctccctccatcacgttagcgtctcctcctgctccttcatcCCCGTCGTCGCCTCCTGCCacccacccctccccctccacctcccccaTTGCTCTAAAGCCACGGCTCCGCTCGCCTCTTGGCCGGGGCCGCTCGCCGCTCCGGGACCCCCTCCTGAAGCAGTCGTCAGACAGCGAGCTCCTCCCCTCCACCGCGTCcgcctcctcgccctcctcgccgctctgctCCTCGCCCACCGGCGGCTGCGGCAGGCAGCCTCGCTACCTGTTCCAGAGGCGGTCCAAGCTGTGGGGCGGCGGGGACGACCGTGGTGACGAGAGGCGGGTCTTCAGCCctgaggatggggggggcagccgTCCAGTAGCACTGGGGGGTCAGGGTTCAGGGTCGGCGGCGGACCTGACGAGTCTGAGCAGCAGGGCGGGGTCCGGGCTGGAACTCGCCAATCGGCTGCAGCTGCTCAACAAAGACAGTCACTCCCTGGGGGAGGAGCCAAGTCCCCTCGATCCCGGCCGGCGGTCCCCGGTAGGCGGCGGCAG GTGTGCGGGCAGTGGAGAGACTAAATC GTTGTTCTCCAGTCTGGGAGAACTCCATACCATCTCCCAGCGAGGATACGGCGCCAGCTACACG